The Apium graveolens cultivar Ventura chromosome 6, ASM990537v1, whole genome shotgun sequence genome contains a region encoding:
- the LOC141667347 gene encoding phenylcoumaran benzylic ether reductase POP1-like, which yields MAAKILIAGGTGYIGKHLVQASAKLGHPTFVLVREATLTSPEKSQLIDSFKSLGVTFVHGDLYNHESLVKAIKQVDVVISSLGHGQLADQDKLLAAIVEAGNVKRFFPSEFGQDVDRVNAVEPAKSAFAAKAQFRRAVEAAGVPFTYVCCNFFAGYFLPNLAQPGATAPPRDKAIILGDGSPKVVLNKEEDIATYTIKAVDDPRTLNKILYVRPPHNTLCFNEVLSLWEKKIGNTLEKIYVPEEQVLKNIQESPVPLNVIISISHSAFVKGDQTNFEIEPSFGVEASALYPDVKYTTVDEYLNQFV from the exons ATGGCAGCCAAGATTCTGATCGCCGGAGGCACGGGATACATCGGAAAGCACCTCGTCCAAGCTAGCGCAAAATTAGGACACCCCACCTTTGTGCTCGTTAGAGAGGCTACTCTAACTAGTCCTGAAAAATCACAACTTATTGACAGCTTCAAGTCTTTGGGCGTCACTTTTGTCCAT GGAGATCTGTACAATCACGAGAGTTTGGTGAAAGCGATCAAGCAGGTGGATGTGGTGATTTCGTCACTAGGTCACGGGCAGTTGGCTGATCAGGATAAGCTTCTTGCTGCTATTGTAGAAGCCGGTAACGTTAAG AGATTCTTTCCTTCTGAGTTTGGGCAAGATGTGGATCGAGTGAATGCTGTTGAACCAGCAAAGTCAGCATTTGCTGCAAAGGCACAATTTCGCAGAGCTGTAGAGGCTGCTGGAGTTCCATTTACTTATGTTTGTTGCAACTTTTTTGCTGGCTATTTCCTTCCAAATTTGGCCCAGCCTGGAGCCACAGCTCCCCCAAGAGATAAAGCAATCATCTTAGGCGACGGATCTCCAAAAG TGGTATTAAACAAGGAAGAAGACATTGCAACCTACACTATCAAAGCTGTAGATGACCCGCGAACCTTGAACAAGATTCTCTATGTCAGGCCTCCCCACAACACGCTTTGTTTCAACGAAGTTCTTTCTTTGTGGGAGAAAAAGATAGGCAACACTCTCGAGAAGATCTATGTTCCAGAAGAGCAAGTTCTTAAGAACATTCAAG AATCCCCTGTTCCGCTCAATGTGATCATATCTATCAGTCATTCTGCATTTGTGAAGGGAGATCAGACAAACTTTGAGATCGAACCATCATTCGGTGTGGAGGCTTCAGCACTTTATCCGGATGTTAAATACACAACTGTGGATGAGTATCTCAACCAATTTGTCTAA